Proteins from a genomic interval of Medicago truncatula cultivar Jemalong A17 chromosome 3, MtrunA17r5.0-ANR, whole genome shotgun sequence:
- the LOC25490586 gene encoding coniferyl alcohol acyltransferase, producing MGIGNGDNFIVSVTNEEVVTAVLPIKEHCLPLSNLDLLLPALDVGVFFCYKNPMLLSTSTTLLTFDSMVVSLKKALAKVLVSYYAFAGEVVSNSVGEPEILCNNRGVDFVEAVADVELQCLNFYNPDESVEGKFVPKKKHGVLAIQATSLNCGGIVVACTFDHRIADAYSTNMFLVSWAEMAHPTKSKSITMTNEPCFRRSLLNPRHPGSIHPSLDDMYIPISELSPPSATTAKSLLSRIYFVTSEELYRLQSLADWTNNGTTKPTKLESFSAYLWKLVANSATRGGSKMGIAKMGIVVDGRRRLGNDSSDGDGREAMMTHYFGNVLSIPFGGKSVEELIDKPLGWVVDKVREFVSVATTEEHFLGLIDWVEAHRPVPGLTKIYCGDPNEGPAFVVSSGQRFPEDKVDFGWGKVVFASYHFPWGGETGYVMPMPSPLRNGDWIVYMHLSKEQLEIIESEADHVFKPLTWDYLNQ from the exons ATGGGTATTGGAAATGGAGATAATTTCATTGTGAGTGTAACAAATGAAGAGGTAGTGACAGCAGTGTTACCAATAAAAGAACATTGCCTCCCACTCTCTAATCTTGACTTACTTCTACCTGCATTGGATGTTGGTGTGTTCTTTTGTTACAAGAATCCAATGTTATTGTCCACTTCAACAACGTTATTAACCTTTGATTCTATGGTTGTGTCTCTCAAGAAGGCATTAGCTAAGGTTTTGGTCTCATACTATGCATTTGCAGGTGAAGTTGTGTCCAATTCTGTGGGTGAACCTGAGATTCTTTGTAATAACCGTGgtgttgattttgttgaagctgtTGCTGATGTTGAGCTTCAATGCCTCAATTTTTATAACCCTGATGAATCTGTTGAAGGAAAGTTTGTTCCTAAGAAGAAGCATGGCGTGCTCGCAATCCAG GCAACTTCATTAAATTGTGGTGGGATTGTAGTGGCATGCACATTTGATCATCGCATAGCAGATGCCTACTCAACAAACATGTTCTTAGTATCATGGGCCGAGATGGCTCATCCAACAAAGTCCAAATCAATAACAATGACTAATGAACCATGTTTTCGTCGCTCCCTCCTCAACCCTCGTCATCCAGGTTCCATCCATCCTTCCCTTGATGACATGTACATTCCCATTTCCGAACTCTCTCCTCCTTCGGCCACCACTGCAAAGTCGTTACTTAGCCGCATATACTTCGTCACCTCAGAGGAGCTCTATCGCTTGCAATCACTCGCGGATTGGACCAACAATGGTACCACTAAGCCCACGAAGCTTGAATCGTTTTCTGCTTACTTGTGGAAGTTAGTTGCTAATTCAGCTACAAGGGGTGGTAGTAAAATGGGCATTGCCAAAATGGGTATAGTGGTTGATGGAAGAAGGAGACTTGGCAACGATAGTAGTGATGGGGATGGGAGAGAAGCAATGATGACCCACTATTTTGGTAATGTTCTTTCTATCCCATTTGGCGGGAAATCAGTGGAGGAGTTGATCGATAAGCCATTAGGGTGGGTGGTTGATAAGGTTCGTGAGTTTGTATCGGTAGCAACAACGGAGGAGCACTTCTTAGGGCTCATTGACTGGGTGGAAGCACACCGACCTGTACCTGGATTGACGAAGATTTATTGTGGCGACCCCAATGAAGGGCCGGCTTTTGTGGTATCTTCCGGGCAAAGATTTCCAGAAGACAAGGTGGATTTTGGATGGGGAAAAGTTGTGTTTGCATCCTACCATTTTCCATGGGGTGGTGAAACTGGTTATGTGATGCCAATGCCAAGCCCTTTAAGGAATGGTGATTGGATTGTTTATATGCATCTTTCAAAAGAGCAATTGGAGATCATAGAGTCCGAGGCAGATCATGTCTTTAAGCCTTTGACTTGGGATTATCTCAATCAATGA
- the LOC25490584 gene encoding glutathione S-transferase T3: protein MGNENFPSVDATQYPEFSTQITPGGMAVADEVTPEDSTPKSKRSKEPAWNTQQNLVLISAWIKYGTSSVVGRNQRGETYWGKIAEYCNEYCSFDSPRDLVVCRNRFNYMSKIINKWIGAYESAKRMQGSGWSEDDVLTKAHELFSGGKNIQFTLNEEWHALRDQPRYGSQMGGNVGSGSSGSKRSHEDSVGFSARPMGREAAKKKGKMKSKGETLEKVEKEWVQFKELKEQEIEQLKELTLVKQQKNKLLQEKTQAKKMKMYLKLRDEEHLDDRKKELLEKLERELFEN from the coding sequence ATGGGGAATGAAAATTTTCCTAGTGTTGATGCAACCCAATATCCtgaattttcaacacaaataactcCTGGTGGCATGGCAGTTGCTGATGAAGTCACTCCAGAAGATTCAACTCCTAAGAGCAAGAGAAGTAAGGAACCAGCATGGAACACTCAACAAAATTTGGTTCTAATTAGTGCATGGATTAAATATGGAACAAGCAGTGTTGTCGGGAGAAACCAGAGAGGAGAAACATATTGGGGTAAAATTGCTGAGTATTGTAATGAGTATTGCTCATTCGATTCTCCCCGCGATCTAGTTGTCTGCCGAAaccgttttaattatatgagcaaaataataaataaatggattggTGCTTACGAAAGCGCTAAGCGTATGCAAGGAAGCGGTTGGtcggaagatgatgttttgACAAAAGCGCATGAATTATTTTCAGGTGGGAAGAATATTCAATTTACTTTGAATGAAGAATGGCACGCTCTCCGTGATCAACCACGTTATGGTAGTCAGATGGGAGGAAATGTTGGGTCAGGGAGTAGTGGATCTAAGAGATCTCACGAGGACTCTGTAGGATTTAGTGCTCGTCCAATGGGTAGGGAGGcagctaaaaaaaaaggtaaaatgaaAAGCAAGGGCGAGACATTGGAGAAGGTGGAAAAGGAATGGGTTCAattcaaagaattaaaagagcaagagattgaacaattgaaagagtTAACTTTGGTGAAACAACAGAAAAACAAGTTGCTGCAAGAAAAGACTCaagctaaaaaaatgaaaatgtatctaAAGTTAAGGGACGAAGAGCATCTCGATGACCGGAAGAAGGAGCTGTTGGAGAAGTTGGAGCGTGAgctgtttgaaaattaa
- the LOC25490585 gene encoding 2-hydroxyisoflavanone dehydratase, with product MASKTQTTPETVAKEIVTEFGTFIRIFSDGSVERPSQSPLVPPSLNDPNTGLSSKDIEIPHNPTISSRIYLLKITNPPSKFPILVYFHGGAFIFESAFSKLYHDHLKIFASQANVIVVSIEYRLAPEYPLPTCYHDCWAALKWVSSHSNHTNDTINNAEPWLIEHGDFDKVFIGGDSAGANIAHNIAIQAGIEKLPYDVKILGAILIHPYFHSSNPIGSEPIIEPENNLFHKVWHLVYPNAPFGIDNPRVNPLGEGAPSLEKLGCSRIIVCVAGQDRLRDRGVWYWECVKNSGWNGKLEFFEEKDENHVYHLFKPESECAKILIQRLDNFVQE from the coding sequence ATGGCTTCCAAAACACAAACCACACCAGAAACCGTCGCTAAAGAAATAGTTACCGAATTTGGAACATTCATTCGTATCTTTAGCGACGGTTCAGTGGAAAGACCATCACAATCACCATTGGTTCCTCCATCTCTCAATGACCCAAACACTGGACTTTCATCCAAAGACATTGAAATCCCACACAACCCCACAATTTCATCTCGCATATACCTTCTAAAAATCACAAACCCACCTTCAAAATTTCCAATCCTGGTTTATTTTCATGGCGGCGCTTTCATCTTCGAATCCGCATTCTCAAAGTTGTACCATGACCATTTGAAAATCTTTGCATCACAAGCAAATGTGATTGTTGTTTCAATTGAATATAGACTTGCTCCTGAGTATCCTCTCCCTACATGTTACCATGATTGTTGGGCTGCACTCAAATGGGTATCTTCTCATTCCAATCATACCAATGATACCATCAACAATGCAGAACCATGGTTGATTGAACATGGTGATTTTGATAAGGTTTTCATTGGTGGTGATAGTGCTGGTGCTAATATTGCACATAACATTGCAATTCAAGCTGGAATTGAAAAATTACCTTATGATGTTAAAATATTAGGAGCTATTTTAATTCATCCTTATTTTCACAGTTCTAACCCTATTGGGTCAGAACCTATTATTGAGCCTGAAAATAATCTTTTCCATAAGGTTTGGCATTTGGTGTACCCAAATGCACCTTTTGGAATTGATAACCCTAGGGTTAATCCTTTAGGTGAAGGTGCACCTAGCTTGGAAAAACTTGGTTGTTCTAGAATTATTGTTTGTGTTGCTGGACAAGATAGGTTAAGGGATAGAGGAGTTTGGTATTGGGAATGTGTGAAGAATAGTGGGTGGAATGGGAAATTGGAATTCTTTGAAGAGAAAGATGAGAACCATGTttatcatttgtttaaaccAGAATCTGAGTGTGCCAAGATATTGATCCAACGATTGGATAATTTTGTCCAAGAGTGA